One window of Myripristis murdjan chromosome 8, fMyrMur1.1, whole genome shotgun sequence genomic DNA carries:
- the LOC115363562 gene encoding proline-rich protein HaeIII subfamily 1-like, which translates to MKELPPPPHPPLPQSLSPHENNIQQTSRTFLTAGGRTESGPPPQTQTSSRSRPSAGPDPQQVQTLSRSRPPAGPDPQQVQTLSRSRPPAGPDPQQVQTLSRSRPPAGPDPQQVQTLSRSRPPAGPDPQQVQTLSRSRPSAGPDPQQVQTLSRSRPSAGPDHQQVQTLSRSRLKAAS; encoded by the coding sequence ATGAAGGAgctgccacctcctcctcatcctcctctgccGCAAAGCCTCAGTCCACATGAGAACAACATCCAGCAAACATCCAGAACCTTCCTGACGGCAGGAGGCAGAACCGAGTCAGGCCCACCCCCGCAGACCCAGACCTCCAGCAGGTCCAGACCATCAGCAGGTCCAGACCCTCAGCAGGTCCAGACCCTCAGCAGGTCCAGACCTCCAGCAGGTCCAGACCCTCAGCAGGTCCAGACCCTTAGCAGGTCCAGACCTCCAGCAGGTCCAGACCCTCAGCAGGTCCAGACCCTTAGCAGGTCCAGACCTCCAGCAGGTCCAGACCCTCAGCAGGTCCAGACCCTTAGCAGGTCCAGACCTCCAGCAGGTCCAGACCCTCAGCAGGTCCAGACCCTCAGCAGGTCCAGACCATCAGCAGGTCCAGACCCTCAGCAGGTCCAGACCCTCAGCAGGTCCAGACCCTCAGCAGGTCCAGATCATCAGCAGGTCCAGACCCTCAGCAGGTCCAGACTTAAAGCAGCCTCATGA